The following coding sequences lie in one Populus trichocarpa isolate Nisqually-1 chromosome 14, P.trichocarpa_v4.1, whole genome shotgun sequence genomic window:
- the LOC112324160 gene encoding uncharacterized protein LOC112324160 → MLYRRDLAFRSEWPSEDVQAIFFKCVRWQVEDTMDPINCPYHYYCDSTYPGNHPPYVDVLAFLFTTALYLVTLAIMVVDISRRGRTYLRESKRYLQPSGPVSLPLILLVLAKGSRINTVFPLSCFGPAILQLLQVSALTFDSRIEKDVRYAFLQASTISGILHASLYLDSIILPYYTGFDALVSSTFSGECPTCVCRKEVLVVGGRLIRYRGWSLTTFLVIGVLCSRILCRVTGENKSKIMSIKTLLESLGLILITVDCIYLIRRSPEQSLMRIAAFGGVLVLICLQMIKKMSAQMIQWHSAHVKLDR, encoded by the coding sequence ATGCTGTACCGACGGGACCTGGCATTCCGATCCGAATGGCCTTCAGAAGACGTCCAGGCGATATTCTTCAAATGTGTTAGATGGCAGGTAGAGGATACAATGGATCCAATCAACTGTCCTTACCATTACTACTGTGACAGCACTTACCCTGGGAATCATCCGCCCTATGTAGATGTTCTAGCTTTTCTCTTTACAACAGCTTTGTACCTGGTAACACTAGCCATTATGGTAGTAGATATATCAAGACGTGGTCGAACATATCTCAGAGAATCAAAGAGATACCTGCAACCATCTGGTCCAGTCTCCCTCCCTCTAATCCTCTTAGTACTTGCCAAGGGTTCACGGATCAATACCGTATTCCCTCTCTCCTGCTTTGGACCAGCAATCCTTCAGCTGCTTCAGGTATCTGCCCTCACATTCGATAGCCGCATTGAAAAAGATGTCAGGTATGCATTCCTCCAGGCATCAACCATTTCTGGAATTCTACATGCAAGCCTGTACTTGGATTCCATTATCTTACCCTACTATACAGGTTTTGATGCTCTAGTTTCATCTACATTTTCTGGGGAGTGCCCAACTTGTGTTTGCCGAAAAGAGGTTTTGGTTGTGGGTGGAAGGTTGATCAGGTACAGGGGGTGGTCATTAACTACATTTTTGGTTATAGGAGTTCTGTGTTCAAGAATTTTATGCAGGGTGACTGGAGAGAATAAGAGCAAGATCATGTCAATCAAGACCTTGCTGGAAAGTTTAGGTTTGATCTTGATCACCGTGGACTGCATTTATCTAATAAGGAGAAGTCCAGAACAGTCTCTGATGCGAATTGCTGCTTTTGGAGGTGTGCTCGTGTTAATTTGCCTTCAAATGATAAAGAAGATGTCTGCTCAGATGATCCAATGGCATTCTGCACATGTAAAGTTAGACAGGTAG
- the LOC7455374 gene encoding uncharacterized protein LOC7455374 — translation MGIKRKKSESEAMEDYDDDVVVDRKEKKKMKKMEKEKEKEKEKEKKKEILPSMIKNKEKRSAVHAKLKQQKKVEKRKKLKARDAEEKRALELGEEPPPRKIPRTIENTREFDETVCKPDDELFAGNDADEFSSVLKRDRIPKILITTSRFNSTRGPAFISELLEVIPNAHYYKRGTYDLKKIVEYAKKQDFTSLIVVHTNRREPDGLLIIGLPDGPTAHFKLSRLVLRKDIKSHGNPTSHEPELVLTNFTTCLGHRIGRLIQSLFPQEPNFRGRRVVTFHNQRDYIFFRHHRYIFETKESKQSDSKGKNRKDGKGEKNTQQKVIARLQECGPRFTLKLRSLQHETFDTKGGEYEWVHKPEMDTSRRRFFL, via the exons ATGGgaataaagagaaagaagagcGAAAGCGAAGCAATGGAAGATTACGACGACGATGTAGTGGTAGacagaaaggagaagaagaagatgaagaaaatggagaaggagaaggagaaggagaaggagaaggagaaaaagaaagaaatactcCCATCAATGATAAAGAACAAGGAGAAGAGGTCTGCCGTACACGCTAAACTCAAGCAGCAAAAGAAAGTCGAGAAGCGGAAGAAGCTTAAAGCCCGAGACGCCGAAGAGAAGCGCGCTCTCGAGCTCGGCGAGGAG CCTCCTCCCAGGAAGATTCCACGCACCATTGAGAATACTAGAGAGTTTGACGAGACTGTATGCAAGCCCGACGACGAG CTATTCGCTGGTAATGATGCTGATGAATTTAGCTCCGTTTTAAAACGCGATCGGATTCCGAAGATATTGATCACCACTTCCCGTTTCAATTCTACT AGGGGACCAGCTTTTATATCAGAACTACTTGAGGTGATCCCAAATGCACATTATTACAAGAGAGGAACTTATGACTTGAAAAAG ATTGTAGAATATGCAAAGAAGCAGGATTTTACTTCTCTTATAGTTGTTCACACCAACCGCAGGGAGCCAG ATGGTCTCTTGATCATTGGCTTGCCTGACGGACCTACTGCCCATTTCAAGCTCTCACGGCTTGTTCTACGCAAGGATATCAAG AGTCACGGAAATCCCACCAGTCATGAGCCCGAGCTGGTCTTGACTAACTTCACAACTTGTCTGGGTCATCGTATTGGGAG ACTAATACAGTCACTTTTCCCACAAGAACCAAATTTCCGCGGTCGGAGAGTTGTTACCTTTCATAATCAACGCGATTATATATTCTTCCGGCATCACCG GTACATCTTTGAAACCAAAGAGAGTAAACAGAGTGATTCAAAAGGTAAAAACAGAAAAGATGGCAAGGGCGAGAAGAACACTCAACAGAAAGTGATTGCACGCCTTCAG GAGTGTGGTCCTCGATTCACACTGAAGTTGAGAAGTCTCCAGCATGAAACCTTTGATACCAAGGGTGGTGAATATGAATGGGTTCACAAG CCGGAAATGGACACCAGCCGAAGAAGGTTTTTCTTGTGA
- the LOC7486818 gene encoding WAT1-related protein At3g30340: MSDVGQWKPVVGMLVISFAFAIVNLLLKKMIDQGTNNMVIATYRLSSSAIFLAPIAYFWERKGRPKLTASIFCHLFLGAFVGLTLTQYLFLLGLEYISVTFSCAFLNTVPVNTFILALLFRLEKLNMSSKAGRAKVLGTFICMGGAVLLILYKGIPLTNPRSEATTTHDILISGKKKRSWVAGSILSLAGCFMWSAWFLMQAKISKIYPCQYSSTAIMSFFGAIQSAALSSILKRKFSMWILKSKLEIISVLNAGIIGSGLCYVGMSWCIKQRGPVFTSAFTPFIQIFAAMFDFSILHEQIYLGSVLGSIVVILGLYILLWGKRTEAVDCGEKQAQLTDEEENHDTEAQISATNSKSNP, translated from the exons ATGAGTGACGTAGGACAATGGAAGCCTGTTGTCGGAATGTTGGTTATTAGTTTTGCCTTCGCAATAGTGAACTTACTTCTTAAAAAGATGATTGATCAAGGAACAAACAATATGGTTATTGCCACTTACAGACTGTCAAGTTCTGCAATTTTCTTGGCGCCCATTGCGTACTTTTGGGAAAG GAAAGGCAGACCTAAGCTAACAGCTTCCATCTTTTGCCACCTCTTCCTCGGTGCCTTTGTTGG GTTAACCCTCACACAGTACTTGTTCCTTCTGGGACTCGAGTATATATCTGTCACCTTCTCATGTGCCTTCCTCAACACGGTCCCTGTAAACACGTTCATACTAGCCCTGCTTTTTAG ACTAGAAAAACTGAACATGTCAAGTAAGGCAGGAAGAGCAAAGGTTTTAGGGACATTTATTTGCATGGGAGGAGCTGTCCTGTTAATCCTTTATAAAGGAATCCCATTAACCAATCCACGTTCAGAAGCCACCACAACTCATGACATCCTGATCTCAGGAAAGAAGAAACGGAGTTGGGTAGCTGGTTCGATACTTTCTCTTGCAGGCTGCTTCATGTGGTCTGCATGGTTCCTCATGCAAGCTAAGATAAGCAAAATTTATCCATGTCAATACTCCAGCACTGCCATTATGTCCTTCTTTGGTGCAATCCAGTCAGCTGCATTAAGTTCAATCTTGAAAAGGAAGTTTTCCATGTGGATTCTTAAATCAAAACTGGAGATTATAAGCGTCCTTAATGCT GGGATCATAGGATCAGGCTTGTGCTATGTTGGGATGTCATGGTGTATCAAACAAAGGGGACCTGTGTTCACATCTGCGTTCACCCCTTTCATACAGATATTCGCTGCTATGTTTGATTTCTCTATCCTGCATGAACAAATTTATCTTGGAAG TGTCCTGGGATCTATCGTGGTTATTCTAGGTCTGTACATTCTCCTGTGGGGTAAAAGGACTGAAGCAGTGGATTGTGGTGAGAAGCAAGCCCAACTAACCGACGAAGAGGAAAACCATGACACAGAAGCACAAATATCAGCAACAAATTCAAAGAGTAATCCATAG